The Mytilus edulis chromosome 4, xbMytEdul2.2, whole genome shotgun sequence nucleotide sequence tttaCATTGTAATTTCATTGTTATATCATCGATAGTTTTAGATGACACGTGTTCTAATGACATTGTCTGTGCTTGTGTTGCTTTCCCAATCTGCACTTCTACCAATGGAGAGCTCAATTCGATGGATATTGTACCTAGTGAAGTAACAGTTGACATTACGTCGGTTATTTTGTTCTcaattttacagtttatatccATCTTCTGTAAACTTTCATCATCGAATAAAGACTGCAtgaatatttcaacttttttaattCTGTTTCAATCATCTTACTACCTAGAAATGCTTGAAGGTCTGATGCATATTCTTTGATTGTTGAAATATCATTTTCCATTGAATTAACTTTTTCTGCATTTTCAGCAAGCTTTCCCAGCAAGTCCTCAGTTTGTGATTTAACTTTCGTTTCCGCAGCATATAAATCCTGAAGTATTTGTTGTTCTAGGTAGTCAAggtaattgttaattttaatacGGACGTGTTTTATTTCATCGTTAAATTTATGCTTTTGTTTCTGAATTtcaaaaagattttgttttcGATCTTTAACAGCTCTATCGATATTCAGTTTGATATCTTTCAGATTTTGATCAAGACTTTCCAATAAGACTGAAGTCTTTGCTGTTTGTATGACATTCTCCAGCGATAATATCCCAACACATTCAGCATGGTAAGACTGAATACATAGTGGACAACAGACATTTTCATGTTGGGGACAATAATTCTGGAATTTTCTGTCATGCTGTTGACAGTGTTGTGATATATTAGTGATTGACGGTGGTAATTGTTTGTAGTTGTCGACAGATATAACTCCATGGTTACGTGAGGATTTGGATGCACTGTGATGCTTTAGACATGGGGAACACAGTCCTTCATCACATTCAGGGCACCAATAGTCAGCATTTGGAGATGGTATGGTATTGGTTCAAtatattgatgttaaaaaatgtaaaacattcggtgaccttgcagctgactataaaaaaaatatgtcccaATAAATTTCTATATCGCACATACTAGCACATGTTTTTGCCCGATCCGACATTAACAACTCTATAAAGTCTGCTGAAAGGGAACGCCGTACAAAGAATACAGCTTCGACAAAAGTGTATCAGATTTTTGAGGGGAGAAGTATTCCTGACTCGAAAACTCTACAAATCCCCTATAATTCCACCTGATGTGACCTTTACGTAGACAGAACTTTGTAAAAAACTCAAGAGGAGGCCGATACTCAATGCCTTAAACTTTGACACGAAGTTTATGGAAATGTAAAAATGCGAAAGAACAATCATACGGACCTCTAATACAAATGTGATTGCTCTGTGTGTTTGCTACTAAAAATATATGACACATACAAGCGAGTTGTGAGTGCAGATGAGGACAATAAGCAGTGTAAAGGATAGGCAAATATTTTAAACCATTCACTATAACTATGTGTCTGTCTTTCCTTaacaatttgtaaactattgtCTGCTGTACATGAACTTACCGGAAGCGACACAACTTCGTCTTTGTTTGGAGTAGATATACAAACTGTCGACAAAACTTCGAAGGACACGCACGGCTATTTCAGTGGTTTTTAGAGTTTCGGTAATATTGACAAAGATGAAGCCCTTGTTTGGGCATGAAAGTTAATTTCAAAgctttatgataaaaaaatatctctTTAAAACCGTTCCATCATAATAATTATTCAAGCTTGCCACCAGTACAGATGTAAGTTTAGTCATCTTACCTCCCTGTGAGTCGGCACTGAAATAGCATGTTTACGTACTTCGTTTCAAACTAAAAATTTGGACCGCATTACACATTGCTAAACCCGTATCCGGTCACCTTTAGAATATGGTTGAGTGAAATGATTCATTACACCCCGTGTATTTTAAAGGACATATGTCAGCAGAACTCTTGTAGGATCTTGTGTTTTCATTGAAGAGGAATATCTGCAGGTAAAAAAGTCATGTGTTTGTTCGCAACAAAGCCTTACATGTTCGGAACTTGGCTTCTGTAAAGGATAAGAATTATGTAGAAATTTCAAATCATGTTCCTTGACGGATGAACCAGAAGATACTCCTGGCataattctgttgtgtggatctctttgattggatttttgaattgtaaatgttttagAGGTATTGAGTtctttttagttttaatgaatgACATGATTGAGCTTATGCAAAATACGCCGTCATTAAGTAGGCTTcaggtaaaaataatattgatcATTTATTGATGAGGTTGCATGTCAGTCGGCAAGGTAACTACTGTAACTTTAACAGATTATGCGTTGATCTTGtataatagaaaacaaatgtttgaaaaacgccaatttccaaaataaattcttattcagttttgttttacattttccagATAAATGATTgtcaattgatttgaaaaaatgtctgtatcCGAAGTTTAACCTAAATTGTTGTATATgtcttcaaattttgaaagtatggaagaaaacaaatacaaacagaatttgatctttgaccttatttcatGCAAAACATTCatcacatttctttttgacgacatcgatatttaAATAGTACTCATTTTCCCGAAtctaatgatatataatatagcaatatagtatgtttgacgattaaatctaaaaaatatcGGGTCTGGTCACCTTACTATTTGATGGCATACGGTTTCATTAAATTCACACAAATAGACATATATATCTGATCTGTAGTCAAGTCCCTATGCTTGTATCTGAGTTAGAACGTCTTCCCCCGAGTTCTCACATATATAAACACATGTTATGGGAGGAGACTAGCATAGTATTGAAAATTATTGCACTTAATTTAACCTAGTTAAAACCTACATATGAGTGTTTTAAAAAGCTATTTGAAGAAAGAAAACACCACATACCATCAAAATGTCAAACATTTATATTACACTTTGTCAGAATATAAGACTACAttgcgaaaaaaaaaccaataaattaTACATTGAAGACGGAAAACTACGTGTTACATTTAAGGGTTATTTTGGAACTAGTATTAGAAATTATACGTCAATTATACATTATTTGATCAAAGAGAAAATATTACTATTGATTAAtaataaatgttcataaattgCCAATTTAATCTGACAGATGCAAAAATTAAGACTCTCTTCGACAAACCTAATGTTTAAATTCCTTATATATTTAAATGCGACAATCAAttcaatgaaaagaaaagaagtGGTGATAAGTTTATTAAATTCATATCCAAACTTAATTAAAAATCTTTCATGCATTTCTAGGacgagaaaaaaataacaataaatacaaaaggtAGGTTTTTGTGATAGAGTCCGTCCGAGGGGAAGGTCTGTGAAATTCGGACTGCCTTTGAAAAATAAGTGTGTATACGCGCGTTTGATGCAAATACAaactttcaatcctggtatctatgactaGTTTGGAAAAGGATAGTAATTTTGACTTGCATGAAAGAGTTATTTTTAAAAGCACTCTAGCGTGACGGCACTCTAAACTAGGGTTCAGTGTTAACACCCCTATTTTGCTCGGACGAAGCTGCGTATTCATATATTCTGCACAACCAGAAGGATGTTCTACTTTTACAAGGGTTTTACAGCTGTAACTAATAAAAGGCAAGTTCGATTGAATCGTTTGTCTTTGTTGAGTTGTAGATAGAAACGAAAAGTGATACTTAAATCAATTTCGGCCTATCCCTTTCTGGTCCCCTTCAtaaaatagtttgtttcttttatttgaacCTGTTTTGGGATCCATTTTGGCAAATATAATTTTCATGCAggaaatctggtttgctgtcaaTTGACAGCCTCTTGTGCTTTGTTTTCCATCAATTTTGATGTTTTAGCTTCGGTTCTGTGCATCTGTATTAGTATATTCTATCTGTTCTGATTTTCTTATCCTTTCCTACTGACCCTTCAGTATATATCTGGTTATGTTGTTTGTTATTCGATTTTCATTGTAATCCCAAGCTATCAATATTATTTTCTGAGTTAATTCTAgacttttttttatctctttcCCTCtagattttgtatttttattgaaGAATCgcattttctataaaaaaaaccaaaaaaacttaCACCCATGGGAAGATCTTTTGTAAAAGGTCTTTTTAAAATCTGGGTATTCCAATCGTTAACCACTATGTCTCTCTAACGTATGCTTTCCACAATCTTCTCAAAATTCTGGTCAGTAAAGATTTACCAAACCCATttgatctaaaaaaataaatacatctaaaaggaagaaaaaaaccGTGCACTTCACCCTGACCCGGAGAGCTTATGTTTTACTATCCTCAATAACGGCATAGGCCCGGCAGAACTACTGAGTCACTGGAAGTGGCCCGGTTGGTGATAGAAAATGGCCGAAAATTAACTAAACCCATGAAACATGGAAGGATGAAAATGCAACATGTGTCTACTGCCACACTCCCTCTATCTTAATGGTCCAAATTCTCCACCATTGCAGCCTTCAATGCGACACTGGATCAACCCTGGGGTGTAAAAGAACTCAATacgattttccatatttttttcatcTCAATCGCGATCTGCGAATAGTTTTATTTCCATCTGAAATACGAATTAACAGGTAACTGTGAAATGAGACAATGCATTTTGTTTCACTGAACAAATGTTTCTGTCAATTCGATATCACAAGCAAATCCCCTTTAAAAATAATGCAATATGTTATGTCAAACGTTTCTCTTGAAAATTCTGACACAGCCCACATTAGCCAGTTGTATGAAAATGATAATTGGGTTTATTTGGTATTGGTGTTTACGGTTTTATCACCGTGACTGAAAACCTAGGAGTCTATGGCCAACAAATTGTCGTATAATGGGATATGCCAATCCAGAATATTCATACTAAATTGGTACACATAGACCAATTCGAGGATTTGAATATTGATACAGATTAATCAATATAGGTACTCGCAGTATCGCAAGTATGTTAATATAATTTGCAAAACAATTGTTCATGCACGTATACAGGAGTATCCTTAGATCATACTCGCCCTTTCTTGTAGAATAAAAAGTCATGTTCCCCCCTTTGTTTCCAATCATAGTTTTTTTCTTCTGTCTATGGAATCTTGACTATAAATTCATGAACTACATCAAAAATTCTTTGCATGGCGTCGCGCATCCATCCTACGTGAATTCGGACTGTAGCTTAAACTTTCATTGAGGTTTGATTCGGTTACAATATCAATTCATTTGGTAAGAATATTGTGTAttctaatattaataatttttggCATTTAGTTCTTTTGTGGGTACATGTTCTGTATGACACGGTAACATAAGGGAGATAGATATCTCAATCTtcttcattttcacaatttttacataaaaaaatgcctgttcctagtcaagaatatgaccgttgttatccattctattgatgtgtttgagcttttgattttgataaaggactttccgtcttgaattttccttcgagttcggtatttttgttattctacatTGACTACATTTGAAGGGTCTTTTGTAGTACTCTATTATACCGTTTGACTGCAGATGAAAGGGAGTTATTTTCAGTTTCGGCAATTTGCAATAGATTGCAAATACTACTTTGATTCGATCTCACGTCACTGATCAGTATGTATACGACATGGCGTCCCAAAACGAGAAATAAATTCTCGTTACAAACTTGTTGGACACTGTCCGAACACAAGGAGAGAGTTTGATGCTTCAGTCTACATGGTAAAGTAGCTGTTCTAATTAGTGTAATTGAGTTGATGGCGATGTATTCCTTCGGTCTGTTAACATGTCTATGTTGCATGGAAGATTTGCCTCTACCAGGGCCAGTTTTCTTTGATGGTATTATAGACCCCATcgtgttagtttaaacatatttatttatagtggattgggaaacaagttattgcaacttatattaatccctttccactttgcggaaACACCACATCATGTTATGTCTGTTGTCATTCCTGACCAATAGAACCTTGCGCTAACGAGTTCTATTGCTACTGATATGCCCAGCCGTTTTACGATCATGTAGAAGACGCAAAATttaccccgattttttttggTAGAACTAGTTGCTGATACGATGATCCATCACTGTTTTTCCATATTCTGTTAGAATATCACTAATTACCTCCAGTAACTCCCATTATctaacaaaatgttaaaatctTGATCGGTTATGCTTATAGAAAGTTTTTTCTGTATTTGAAGAAGCGTTCTCATAGAACCGATTGTTCTGTCGTCatgttattattgttttatttctgttgCACTCCATTGTTTTGTGAGGTTTGATTCTTGAAAGTCAACCGAAGTGCTGACATTACGTATTTTGTAATTATGTTCTGTTTTGGTGGTAGTATCTATTGTGTTGACATGCATTAATATTACtgaaacaataaacaattattttctttACTTTAACGCTGTGGACGTTGAAATAGGGCGTCTGTATTGTCATGCAATGTTCATgttgtatttgttgtatcatTAGTGACAGGTATTATAACATGTTCCCAACCCCTTATTCTGTCTGATAACTCTATTTTTAGTGCTTGCAAAATCACCACGGATTTTTCTTGTAACGAACGTTTGACAATACGCAGGAATATGAACAGTTACTTTGAAGTGTAATCTTGCAAATTGTTTATCCTACGTGGTTGAATTCAACCAACGGAGAGCATTTTGTCTATTACAAATGCATTTCTTGACCAAAAAATGCCAAGTCTAAAATACCCGCCATACTACCTAGTTCTGCCACGATCACATAATTTGTAAACATTTCAACCCCTAGCATAATTAGCAGTTTAGTTTTCCACATACTGCCAATGGTTATTTGTTAGTATTTGTTAATGTTATGTCTGTTGTCATTCCTGACCAATAGAACCTTGCGCTAACGAGTTCTATTGCTACTGATATGCCCAGCCGTTTTACGATCATGTAGAAGACGCAAAATATACCCCGATTTTTTTTGGTAGAACTAGTTGCTGATACGATGATCCATCACTGTTTTTCCATATTCTGTTAGAATATCACTAATTACCTCCAGTAACTCCCATTATctaacaaaatgttaaaatctTGATCGGTTATGCTTATAGAAAGTTTTTTCTGTATTTGAAGAAGCGTTCTCATAGAACCGATTGTTCTGTCGTCatgttattattgttttatttctgttgCACTCCATTGTTTTGTGAGGTTTGATTCTTGAAAGTCAACCGAAGTGCTGACATTACGTATTTTGTAATTATGTTCTGTTTTGGTGGTAGTATCTATTGTGTTGACATGCATTAATATTACtgaaacaataaacaattattttctttACTTTAACGCTGTGGACGTTGAAATAGGGCGTCTGTATTGTCATGCAATGTTCATgttgtatttgttgtatcatTAGTGACAGGTATTATAACATGTTCCCAACCCCTTATTCTGTCTGATAACTCTATTTTTAGTGCTTGCAAAATCACCACGAATTTTTCTTGTAACGAACGTTTGACAATACGCAGGAATATGAACAGTTACTTTGAAGTGTAATCTTGCAAATTGTTTATCCTACGTGGTTGAATTCAACCAACGGAGAGCATTTTGTCTATTACAAATGCATTTCTTGACCAAAAAATGCCAAGTCTAAAATACCCGCCATACTACCTAGTTCTGCCACGATCACATAATTTGTAAACATCTCAACCCCTAGCATAATTAGCAGTTTAGTTTTCCACATACTGCCAATGGTTCTTTGTTAGTATTTGTTAATGTTGAAGTAATTTTAATCAATTATGATTTGTCACGTTTTAATTCATCTTAATTTTCGTTTGAAATCAGCGTCACTACTGATCCTCTGTCAATCAACATATTAGTGACTTAACCACCAATTTTAAC carries:
- the LOC139521521 gene encoding uncharacterized protein translates to MGSIIPSKKTGPGRGKSSMQHRHVNRPKEYIAINSITLIRTATLPCRLKHQTLSLCSDSVQQHHSASKSSRNHGVISVDNYKQLPPSITNISQHCQQHDRKFQNYCPQHENVCCPLCIQSYHAECVGILSLENVIQTAKTSVLLESLDQNLKDIKLNIDRAVKDRKQNLFEIQKQKHKFNDEIKHVRIKINNYLDYLEQQILQDLYAAETKVKSQTEDLLGKLAENAEKVNSMENDISTIKEYASDLQAFLGSKMIETELKKLKYSCSLYSMMKVYRRWI